The following proteins come from a genomic window of Neptunomonas concharum:
- a CDS encoding winged helix-turn-helix domain-containing protein, whose protein sequence is MLSPDEVHSREYLYQAVLRRNYARFDRSLDVHISNLRSKLRDSAPTQEWVITIRGKGYRLW, encoded by the coding sequence ATGTTATCGCCTGATGAAGTCCACTCCCGCGAATACCTATACCAAGCCGTGTTACGGCGCAATTATGCTCGATTTGATCGTAGTCTGGATGTTCATATCAGTAACTTGCGCAGCAAATTGCGTGACAGCGCCCCAACTCAAGAATGGGTGATTACGATACGGGGTAAAGGTTATCGTCTGTGGTAA
- a CDS encoding sensor histidine kinase, giving the protein MVKGKLYWVLIASVALGSLLLFALLYWANDRISQSLTLIDSAHQAQLQTWADKAESYLTSNDYHELEHYLAYLNKDQQVAAFVLTHQLQPLSGLTIPPELLGKLNFQRQLDWPVHSHWDEVLIGIPLNNVQASFVVRLPDHMHPKPSLGSLKFILTMLIPLSALLLLTHFLYRYIIGPLRTLKEASKQLATATLDYQVRPLFGNRRDELSELADTFDNMACRIQQLVKSQRQLIGDLSHEIRTPLTRIRLLLSSHLPDAERRKRLEHEISVMQLLLDNAVLLARWDIEPEAASLDSFGLVPVSDLLTMVLDDVNFEFSDREIVTAIEPELMLCCGSAFGMTRAMENIIRNAMLYSDDSVYVSAWQGDQGSDLSRFNASEWTTVVDHQSSNPGVFICVQDQGPGVALNELNHIFEPFYRVDKSRSRSHGGSGLGLPIVRQQIMQLQGALWVRSLPDKGFAICLFFPELEHINEL; this is encoded by the coding sequence GTGGTAAAAGGCAAACTTTACTGGGTATTAATAGCCAGCGTGGCATTAGGTAGCCTACTGCTATTTGCTTTATTGTACTGGGCTAATGATCGGATATCACAATCCCTCACTTTAATAGATAGCGCCCATCAGGCTCAGTTACAAACATGGGCAGATAAAGCAGAGTCTTACCTTACATCCAACGATTATCATGAGTTAGAGCATTACCTGGCTTATTTGAATAAAGATCAGCAAGTAGCAGCGTTTGTCCTAACCCATCAACTGCAACCCCTCTCTGGCTTGACTATACCGCCAGAGTTGCTGGGGAAACTGAATTTTCAACGGCAGTTAGATTGGCCTGTTCACTCACATTGGGATGAGGTGTTGATCGGTATTCCACTTAATAATGTGCAAGCGAGCTTCGTTGTACGTTTGCCCGATCACATGCATCCTAAGCCCTCTTTAGGTAGTTTAAAATTTATACTGACGATGCTGATCCCCTTATCAGCCTTACTGCTACTCACGCATTTTTTGTATCGCTATATTATTGGGCCACTACGCACACTCAAAGAAGCCTCTAAACAACTTGCTACAGCAACATTGGATTATCAAGTAAGACCGCTATTTGGTAATCGACGAGATGAACTCAGTGAGCTAGCTGACACCTTTGATAATATGGCTTGCCGTATACAGCAACTGGTAAAAAGCCAACGACAACTCATCGGAGATCTGTCCCATGAGATACGGACACCACTAACACGTATTCGCTTACTATTATCCTCCCATTTACCCGATGCCGAACGACGCAAGCGCTTGGAGCATGAAATCTCAGTGATGCAACTCCTGCTTGATAACGCAGTGTTGTTAGCCCGCTGGGATATTGAACCAGAAGCAGCCAGCTTAGACTCTTTTGGTCTTGTACCCGTCTCTGATTTACTCACGATGGTGTTGGACGATGTTAACTTCGAATTTTCAGATCGGGAGATAGTGACCGCTATCGAACCTGAGTTAATGCTCTGCTGTGGGTCAGCCTTTGGTATGACAAGAGCTATGGAAAATATCATCAGGAATGCCATGCTTTATTCGGATGATAGCGTATATGTTTCAGCATGGCAGGGCGATCAAGGCTCAGATCTATCCCGTTTTAACGCCTCTGAATGGACTACAGTGGTTGATCATCAATCGTCAAACCCAGGTGTTTTCATCTGTGTACAGGACCAAGGGCCGGGCGTTGCCTTAAATGAGTTGAACCATATCTTTGAGCCTTTCTACCGGGTTGATAAGTCGCGATCACGAAGTCATGGCGGCAGCGGATTAGGATTACCCATTGTCCGTCAGCAAATAATGCAGTTACAAGGGGC